AGGGGCTAAAGCATAATGATCCTGTCCAGACAGGAAGTTGTTGGACGGGTGGGACATGAAGACGGAGCGAGTGTTGACGCTACACCACGCCCACCTGGGGAAAATTGGGGGGGTAACGGATTAATAACCTGATAGACGAATAGTACGACAAATTTCAATCTTAGGTGtatttagggttagggtcataCAACAGTAAAGTAGTTGATTCAgagatcatatatatatatattaagtagAGTACAACTGTTACAGCTGATGTGtttgactggtgtgtgtgtgtgtgtgtgtgtgtgtgtgtgtgtgtgtgtgtgtgaacataccTCAATGCTTCATACGTGAACACCTCCTCCACAGGCTGACTCAGGACCGGCTGCAGGGATCTGGATCAAAAATGGCATCGTCTGGATCATTTACAGCTCGGCTCGATTTTGACATTATTCAAATAAGGAAATAAGTCTCGTCTGAGGCATTGCGTGTTTAAAGATGTGTACACTAAGTACTGGTGACCCCTCCAGTGAAGCGTGAACTCACCCGAAGAAGTCCCGACTGGAGGAGTGGAGTTCTCGTACTGCCCGCCTCTGCTCCGAGGCCCGCCTCCGCACACCGGCGGGCAGGACGGCCAGGACGCCGTCGGCGAAATAGGCGGGGCAGGTGTAAGTGGTGGGCAGCGCGTCGATGTAAGGGAACCAATCGGACGCTTCTCCTCGGTGCCGCTCGCACACCAGGAACACGCAGAGTGCCAGCAGCGGAGAGAGACGGCACTTCCAGctgtagagaagaaaaaaaacagagactcaAATCTCTCTGACACCCTCACGCTGTCCACTACACCTCCATTTATTAAGTGTAGATTTGTAGTAGGAAGCAGACGTGAACAGGATATCAGAGATGCTGACAGTTATTAAAGATAAGATCATATTTGCATCACATTGCCCTATTTCTTTTCACTGACATGTGaagctgtgtttctgtgtttaccTCTTGATATACTGCCCCAGGTAGCTGCTCAGAACAGTGGCGGTTGTGAGGAGACAGGACTCTGGCAGAGAAATGATCAGCTGGCAGGGCTGAGAGAAGAGGACCgtcagaaaaagagagatttaaaaCCATAGAGCATCACTGCTTACAGTACATGGTCCTACACTACTGAAGCATTAGATTATTAATATctgcacaaagcaaaaaaacaaaacaacaggctCGGTGACGAACTCATTAATCAACCTTCTgacaaaaaagccaaaaattATTTCGATCTCAATCAATTATGCTTGAATAACATTCAATTAGCTTGgtaaatcaattaattaaacaaTCACAGTATCAATGACTGTGAATgagctggaaataaaaaaaagaagtgctaCATTTTCTTATTActaattttgttttcttatgaaaagaaacaattaACATGCATTACTGATAAAACACTATCACAGTATTTCTATTTCAGCACATGTTGGTCTCTCTTCGTTGCATGGTTATTATGAGGTAACATGCATTACCTATGTAGTAACGTAATGAAAACCTAATATGGAAGTCTACACCGGTACTGTCTTTGCTGACTTACCTTTATAGTTTTGAGAGTCTGCAATCCTCTGCCTGTGTCTGCACGGAGAGAGGGACAGGACGCACGAACTTTAGCGGGATTTCTGCAGTTTATTAAAATCAGATTACACTGAAAACGTTTCAAGACCTCTCTGTATACGGCACAGTGGTGGAGGGACACCACACTGCTGAGGACACAGACGGACACCAGAGTCGTACCAGTGAAGAGGGCGGGCTGCAGCAGCGATGAGGTGAATCCTCGTTGGTGCAGAAACTTCCTCAGCCTCACATACTGCAGCTGGTGAcccagagacactgaggagacagagagaggcagacagtttacatatgtgtgtatataatgtgcGGTGGTAAATCATATttaggtggatttttttttgtatactatgtgtttattttactaTTCAATTTGTAATTGTTAACCCCTGTACACATATTTCCTAACGTATTATAATAGATAGGCAGTATGGGAGGGTCGTcagatttttcaaagaaaaatatgcataaaagaaaaagaaaaacacagcagccaaCTTGTTAGTACCCGACTGGATGGAGCTTTCACatttctgcctcctcttcctcgcagCTCGTCCGGCCCGACGGCTGCAGCCCCTCATGACAACACCTGAACACGTGACTCCCGTCCCGGCCACGGGGGGTCACGGTGGTCTTCATCCACCTGAGGCTGCGGTCTTGACTGCTGCCCGTAGTTATCAGACAGAAGAAACTAGTGGTTCACGTTCACGTGTAGTCCCCAAACACTCTTACGTCACACATCTGAGACGCAGCACTTACTGATGATGTAGAGGgacggttttttttttttcttcttcgagTTTTAATGATGGTTTGTTACCCAGCTTTTAGGCGCATTGCCGCCACCTACTGGCCTGGACTGTAAAGCAAAAACAACCCTAGTCTGTGGATTTTTCTGTGACTGCGGTCATAAAACTGCCATAAAAAAAGGTTATAGTCATGTTACGGACAAACAAATGTCAATAACAAAGTTCTGAACCTTTATTTTCGTTTGTGGCTTTAATTGTTTAGAcgttatttcaaattaaaaaaaagatgatacgCGATGTTCGGGAATTTTGGCCCAGGTGGCTTACCGTACACCTTTCCGGTGGGCGCTGGGATTGTAGTTCTAAAACAATCCAGAGTGCAGCGCTCAAACGGATATTGCGACTACAACCCCCATAAAGCACCGCGCGCGTAGCAGCTTTCTGTCGGAGCCGTCCACTCGCGTCCCTCGATCTGACAACAGAGTGGATACAGCGCCAGCTGCTCGCCGCGACTTTACAGATCGACGTTTTTAACCAGGTCACCGTCGCGCCGCCGCGCGGACACTCGCCGACGAGCCCCGCTGCCAATGTTTACCTCTCCGGCGTGTCTCCTCCAGCCAGGGGGAAGTGGCCGATCGCGTTGTTATTGTGATGCGATGAGGGTGGTTTGACAGCGAGCAGGTAGAGACGCCACCATGTTTGTTCGACACATGCTGCGCGGATGATGCAGCAGCCACCAGCAGCGGTTTGAACACTTCCTCTCTCCGGGaggcgagctgctgctgctgctgttgttgttgttcgacAGCTGCAGATCCTCCACTTCCGACGGCTCCATGATGGCGATGTTTCGGAGCTTTGTCTCTGCGAGCACCCAGCTCCgccagcagccgcagccgcagcagcagcagcagcagcccggcAGCGGCTCCTGCTCCCCGGCGGAGGGCATCGAGAGCCAGTTCTCATGTCCCATCTGCCTGGAGGTCTACCACAAGCCCGTCAGCATCGCCAGCTGCGCTCACACGTAAAGTAGCTCCCTTGTTTTTtgaagtgtgtgcatgtgtgtgtgtgtgtgcgtgtgtgtgtgtcacctgtgacTGATGCTGATTCCATCACTTATAAATAGGTATTGTATTTTCAAAAGGAGCAGGAGACTCTGACATAAAGATCCTATAATTATTGTgtaataaaattataataataatagtacaaTAACATTGCCAAAGACAGGTTTTTATGTCATTTAAGAAGAGTGTCAATTAGTATGCAAGTTGATATTTTACTTGGACTCCCATCAGCAATATGTATTCATGTTATGtgtatatgcaaaaaaaaataatatatatatatatagatttaatatataatatatatttctgttataATTTCACTTATGAGTATTGTTTTGGGCCGTATTTTTCAGTACAACAGAAAAAGTCAAcacaaaatacaaccaaatttaGAGAGCTTGAATTAATTGAATAATATTTTTactaaaatgaatataatgattCTTCGGTAATGAAACTAAAATATTGGTTTTGACGTCTCTACATACAGGTATTGTTTAATATCACATTCAATTTAAATTaaagcaacagtaaaaaaaagctacacatacatattttttaacgTGGTGAAGTATTTGATTAGCTTTATTACAGTGGACTCGTCAATATACAGTGTGTCATGTACTGGCTATGAGAGACAAACAATGAGTAGCAGGGGTGAAGATGCTGTCCGCATCCATGGGCTTCATTCCCCAGTAGTCGTACCTCACCTCACCCCTGGTGGTTCACGGTGACGTAATGTGTCAGGGAGGTCGCGCCTCTCTGCCTGTAGCCTTCCACAGGAGCACTCTCTCGTCGAGTGCGGtgcacagagggaaaacaaggtcacaggttcacagtgtctaaaataaaacaagctgtCATATTCATCACACAGATTAAAAGCCACGTGTAGGAAAAAATAATGAGTTCTGAGGACGCACATCGGGTCACAATACCAAAAACATCTGTTACCGAAGGTGGAAGCTTATATTCCACCTACATCTTGTATTCTAACCTGCTCGTATAAGTTTTTTTTAGTCAGACTTGCCATCAGGGATGCAGGACAAAGGTCATACCGGAGCATTTGCACTTGTGAAACGTGCAGCTGACGAGATGGTGACATTCTCAGCCCCCTGGCTTTATCTCTAATGCGTCGGCGAGGTGCATTTCTAAATCTCTCTCAGTcaggagctgaagaagaacaacaaagagCAGATCAGAGGAACCGGGAAGCCTCAGTTCTATTTCTGGTTTAAAAGGGAAGATGCAGCTATTCTTTTCTATAGTCCCCCTGCTGCTGATGGGGGTTGGATGAGACACACAAATGCTCCCTTGTCACCGGCCCatagtagacacacacacacacacacacacacacacacacacacacacacacacacacacacactctaatctCATCTCTATGCTGTATGTTGAATATATATGTCTGACTCCCAGTGTCTCCAGTTAAAGCTTTCCTCTGCCAAAGcctttaatgtaaaaaaaaaaatcctttcactcagtgtgtgtgtgtgtgtgtgtctcgttaGCAAGACAGGAAAAGTGCATTTAGGCTGCTGGTAACTTGATGGAATTTGTCCATAACATCCAATAAACTTTGTGATTACcatagaaaaaataatcaatggATTCACTGAtaacagaaattatttttacgCTATCCAGGAGACTGTCAGGTATACAACCCATCTAACCTTTCCTCCCCCTCCGGTTGTCGTCTGGTCGTTCCAGGTTCTGTGGCGAGTGTCTGCAGCCGTGTCTTCAGGTGACCTCGCCCCTCTGCCCTCTGTGCCGCGTGCCCTTTGACCCCAAGAAAGTGGAGCGCTCCTCCAGTGTGGAGAAGCAGCTGGCCTCGTACAAAGCCCCCTGCAGGGGCTGCAGCAAGAAGGTAgacactgaggaaaaaaatcacggGTGCAACTTTCCATAACGGgcgtcatttatttattaaactgtGCAAAAAGTAAATCATCGTACAGTgactgactttgtgtgtgttcccagGTGTCTCTGGTAAAGATGAGGTCCCACATTGCTTCCTGTTCCAAAGTCCAGGAGCAGATCGCCAACTGTCCCAAGTTTGTCCCGGTGGTGCCCACCTCACAACCTATaccaaggtacacacacacacacacacacacacacacacacacaaaaacaacacacacgttcacatttAAGACCACAGCTCCCACGAGTCGCCGCAGCCACAGGGGGGCGCTATGAAAAAGACTGGGTGGAAGTGGAAGTTGTTGTGTCTGACTAAAATTATGAATTGAAAGAGTTACTGCCATCTTGTGATATATAAAGCCCtctctttatgtgtgtgtttgtgtgtgtgtgtgtgtgtgtgtgtgtgtgtgttgtctcttaTGTAGCAATATTCCAAACCGGTCGACCTTCGTGTGTCCGTTCTGCGGGGCCAGGCACCTGGACCAGCAGGAGCTGGTGAAGCACTGTATGGACAACCACCGCAATGACCCCAATAAAGTGGTAAGAGACGTCCTGAACTGGACTAACTCAGGGTGCTTCTTCCATCTCCTGATGTCCgggcattttcctgaaatttttcCGAAGGGGCTGGAcgtgagaaggcaaatgtccTGAGTCAGTTGCCCCCGACATTTTCCGTGACTCCGAAAAAAGTGTTTCCAACGCGTGACTGGCGCGAAactgagaggaagacaaaaacatttctacGCCTCCTTCATGATCTGCCCAGGCGCCACCTCCTGCCTGAATGTGTTGGACATTTCCCTGTTGGTCCAAACGCGTCTGGCGCCGACAATCTCCTGCAGCGTTCTTcatgtgtgaaaagaaaactaCCGAAAATTTCCCACATTTTCTTAAAAGTTCAAGTCTGAAAAGAGCTGTGAAGCTCTCCCACACTTTGCTCCTGATACGCGTGCATGTGAATGTTTGCTGTATTGTGTCAGTGGCTTGACATTAactctgacgtgtgtgtgtgtgtgtgtgtgtgtgtgtgtgtgtgtgtgtgtgtgtgtgtgtcctcaggtgtgTCCGGTGTGTTCAGCCATGCCGTGGGGAGACCCCAGCTACAAGAGCTCCAACTTCCTCCAGCATCTCCTCCACAGACACAAGTTCTCCTATGACACCTTTGTCGTAAGTTTGTATGAAGATAGTTTACTTTTGTTGGTTTTTACTGGGCTTCAGCCGTGTGAACCCATGAAGCATCAGGATCAAAACCTGTAGCTACATTTTTGATTACACTCTTAATGTGTCTAAGATGCAAACGTTTGCTGGAAACACGGTTTTAATTAGAGGgaggttgtatttgtttttacaatgttgttgtttttttttgactttcatCAGGACTACAGCATCGATGAAGAGGCAGCACTGCGGGCGGCTCTGGCACTGTCGCTGGCGGAAAACTGACCCGTCGCTCCGCCACCCCGTCCCACCACCGACTCTCCACCACAACTGCCGTCACCCTGCCCGGTGCCGCTGCACGGCTGCtgtcccccgccccccttttTCCTCGTGTAACATCATCAGGCTCCTCCCATCCTCTGGGCCTCAGAGGTTCACTGCGGTGACCTGGTGGAAACAGTTACTAACTGCCGAACCACAGTACTGAAaggcctctgtctctctctcctgcttgCCCCCTCCGCTTCTCTTTTCCCCAAATCATTTTTCGCTACTGCATAAAGACATTAGCACTCGGAAGTCCAAGAAAATCACAGAAGAAGCGTCTGCTTAGTATTTCCAGCGAGCGCAGACTTGAGCCCAGTTTGTATTTCATACGTTCGCTTGACGGAAAGtacatttcctcctcttcccatgTCAGTGGCCGTCTGCACGAACCGCCTgcgccaacacacacattcactacACACCAGCTAAAACTAAGTTGGTCTAAATCAGCAGCACTTTAATCACTTTGTCTTTTATGAAGTTTAAAATCAGCTCAGTTTTTTTGGAAACG
The sequence above is a segment of the Scophthalmus maximus strain ysfricsl-2021 chromosome 10, ASM2237912v1, whole genome shotgun sequence genome. Coding sequences within it:
- the setd4 gene encoding SET domain-containing protein 4; its protein translation is MRGCSRRAGRAARKRRQKCESSIQSVSLGHQLQYVRLRKFLHQRGFTSSLLQPALFTDTGRGLQTLKTIKPCQLIISLPESCLLTTATVLSSYLGQYIKSWKCRLSPLLALCVFLVCERHRGEASDWFPYIDALPTTYTCPAYFADGVLAVLPAGVRRRASEQRRAVRELHSSSRDFFGSLQPVLSQPVEEVFTYEALRWAWCSVNTRSVFMSHPSNNFLSGQDHYALAPFLDLLNHRPDVQVKASFNDATRCYEIRSVSGTVRYQQAFINYGSHDNQRLLLEYGFVAPGNPHSVVYVDADLLCDVLRGDRSLDQKRKFLKENNFVHNLTVSSDGPSWRLMTALRLLSMPQTLYRQWKAVLLGQAVCEEREEWSVHTAETLCQRLLQDTNAALEKISDLLRQCDPAVREQLDVVQSLRQEERCILGRCLEALRGTVRQPDEALPCQPDDNDDDDAVS
- the LOC118283795 gene encoding E3 ubiquitin-protein ligase RNF166, which translates into the protein MMAMFRSFVSASTQLRQQPQPQQQQQQPGSGSCSPAEGIESQFSCPICLEVYHKPVSIASCAHTFCGECLQPCLQVTSPLCPLCRVPFDPKKVERSSSVEKQLASYKAPCRGCSKKVSLVKMRSHIASCSKVQEQIANCPKFVPVVPTSQPIPSNIPNRSTFVCPFCGARHLDQQELVKHCMDNHRNDPNKVVCPVCSAMPWGDPSYKSSNFLQHLLHRHKFSYDTFVDYSIDEEAALRAALALSLAEN